In Triticum urartu cultivar G1812 chromosome 6, Tu2.1, whole genome shotgun sequence, the following proteins share a genomic window:
- the LOC125512702 gene encoding xyloglucan endotransglucosylase/hydrolase protein 24-like, with amino-acid sequence MASSLPSSSCWHSMVLVAMLVVVVVDQMAMAYMYDDIEIVWGDDHSFFYMDDAGDDEILALCLDQTHGSGFHSKEAYLYARFDVDLMLVPDNSAGTVTTLYLMPEDVPWDYHDEVDLEFLGNVTGEPYTLHTNIFANGVGNREEQFRLWFDPAAGFHTYSIDWNPKRITILVDGVPIRSFRNKEEHGVPFPTWQKMRLHGSLWNADDWATQGGRVKTDWSEAPFFAHYRNLRVSWCRPPPGVAWCGDEPPGSTWFDRGLDAAALRRARDAHMIYDYCKDVQRYRWSGLPKECVVE; translated from the exons ATGGCGTCGTCGTTGCCGTCTTCTTCTTGTTGGCATTCCATGGTGTTGGTGGCCatgttggtggtggtggtcgtGGATCAGATGGCCATGGCGTACATGTACGACGACATCGAGATCGTGTGGGGCGACGACCACAGCTTCTTCTACAtggacgacgccggcgacgacgagATCCTCGCGCTCTGCCTCGACCAGACCCACGGCTCGGGGTTCCACTCCAAGGAGGCGTACCTCTACGCCCGCTTCGACGTCGACCTCATGCTCGTCCCCGACAACTCCGCCGGCACGGTCACCACGCTCTAC CTGATGCCGGAGGACGTGCCGTGGGATTACCACGACGAGGTGGACCTGGAGTTCCTGGGCAACGTCACCGGCGAGCCCTACACGCTCCACACCAACATCTTCGCCAACGGCGTGGGCAACCGCGAGGAGCAGTTCCGCCTCTGGTTCGACCCCGCCGCCGGCTTCCACACCTACTCCATCGACTGGAACCCCAAGCGCATCACGATCCTGGTGGACGGCGTGCCGATCCGGAGCTTCAGGAACAAGGAGGAGCACGGGGTGCCGTTCCCGACGTGGCAGAAGATGCGGCTGCACGGGAGCCTCTGGAACGCCGACGACTGGGCGACGCAGGGGGGGCGCGTCAAGACGGACTGGTCGGAGGCGCCATTCTTCGCCCACTACCGCAACCTCCGCGTGTCCTGGTGCCGGCCGCCGCCGGGGGTGGCGTGGTGCGGCGACGAGCCGCCGGGGTCGACGTGGTTCGACCGGGGCCTCGACGCGGCGGCGCTGCGGCGGGCGCGCGACGCGCACATGATCTACGACTACTGCAAGGACGTCCAGCGGTACAGGTGGTCGGGGCTCCCCAAGGAATGCGTCGTGGAGTAG
- the LOC125514941 gene encoding uncharacterized protein LOC125514941, translating into MSIALKSGPGLAGGGGGARFGRAARCGAYASPPASGGRGGSSGGRDSDSPAAAAQWEWDGEEVEGGDGEVQSNYKGPFDTMDALNEALPFRKGVSKFYNGKSGSFAKPPVAVIPSPPPVKGLPKPETPSPRKRKGLLPFSFKWGKAQSKEVYPEDDVADSPTTCRRMTLSPAATSSSGSNSGSDDEAQKLPSRRSHRKPGNAMGAYASPPAPRPPKLLFPAHTRSQSMLELQDVSESTAMVSPRDKRRKN; encoded by the exons ATGTCGATCGCGCTGAAGAGCGGGCCCGGgctggccggcggcggcgggggcgccCGGTTCGGCCGCGCCGCACGCTGCGGCGCCTACGCCTCGCCGCCGGCCTCGGGCGGGCGCGGCGGCTCGTCGGGGGGGCGGGACAGCGACAGCCCGGCCGCGGCGGCGCAGTGGGAGTGGGACGGCGAGGAGGTcgagggcggcgacggcgaggtgcAGAGCAACTACAAGGGGCCCTTCGACACCATGGACGCGCTCAACGAGGCCCTGCCCTTCAG GAAAGGGGTATCCAAGTTCTACAATGGCAAGTCCGGATCTTTCGCAAAGCCTCCAGTTGCTGTGATCCCATCTCCCCCACCGGTGAAGGGCCTTCCGAAGCCAGAAACCCCATCCCCCAGGAAGCGCAAAGGTCTTCTCCCGTTCAGTTTCAAGTGGGGCAAAGCACAGAGCAAAGAGGTGTACCCTGAAGATGATGTAGCGGACAGCCCCACGACTTGCAGGAGGATGACATTGTCTCCGGCCGCCACAAGCAGCTCAGGTAGCAACAGCGGCAGCGATGATGAAGCTCAGAAGCTGCCTTCCCGGCGCTCGCACAGGAAGCCTGGCAACGCCATGGGTGCCTATGCTTCCCCACCTGCTCCTCGTCCACCGAAGCTGCTGTTCCCGGCCCACACGAGATCGCAGTCGATGCTTGAGCTGCAGGACGTGTCGGAGTCGACCGCCATGGTCTCCCCCAGGGACAAGCGCCGGAAGAACTAG